One Oenanthe melanoleuca isolate GR-GAL-2019-014 chromosome 3, OMel1.0, whole genome shotgun sequence DNA segment encodes these proteins:
- the MPC1 gene encoding mitochondrial pyruvate carrier 1: MAAALGRKAMDYVRSKEFRDYLMSTHFWGPVANWGLPVAAINDMKKSPEIVSGRMTFALCCYSLTFMRFAYKVQPRNWLLFACHFTNEIAQLIQGGRLIKYRLEKKN, translated from the exons ATGGCGGCCGCGCTGGGCCGCAAGGCCATGGACTATGTGCGCAGCAAGGAGTTCAGGGACTATCTGATGAG Taca CACTTTTGGGGGCCAGTTGCCAACTGGGGTCTTCCTGTTGCTGCTATTAATGACATGAAGAAATCGCCAGAAATTGTTAGTGGCCGAATGACATTTG CACTGTGTTGTTACTCCTTGACTTTCATGAGATTTGCCTACAAAGTGCAGCCAAGAAACTGGCTTCTTTTTGCATGCCACTTCACAAATGAAATCGCACAACTTATTCAAGGAGGACGACTGATCAAATACAG GCTGGAGAAAAAGAACTAA